One window from the genome of Eriocheir sinensis breed Jianghai 21 chromosome 15, ASM2467909v1, whole genome shotgun sequence encodes:
- the LOC126998808 gene encoding uncharacterized protein LOC126998808 isoform X3 produces the protein MPSLEEDDLWCAIISTSVVSCGLCTIGFALIAFNDTSTGLVLLFVGGSIVTLAVCAAIGKYKAQNKKELHDRPPSYRVSWRRSFLRRVKRANNQNGEEPPLQPSGRLPSSNNVLSLSSSSLVTFVESASGHAPHIRQTQSLDNIVDPPRYEDAVIYIDEATKRKLKSDLCLPSSTNFS, from the exons atgcccagcctcgaggaagatgattta tggtgTGCCATCATTAGCACTTCAGTGGTCAGTTGCGGCCTCTGCACTATTGGCTTTGCTCTCATAGCCTTCAATGACACCAGTACGGGCCTAGTTCTCCTCTTTGTTGGTG GCAGCATTGTTACGTTAGCGGTGTGTGCTGCAATTGGGAAGTACAAGGCACAAAACAAGAAAGAGCTGCACGATCGGCCCCCATCCTACAGAGTGTCCTGGCGACGTTCTTTCCTGCGCCGTGTTAAACGAGCCAA CAATCAAAATGGAGAGGAGCCACCGCTTCAGCCGAGTGGTCGTTTGCCGAGTAGCAACAATGTGCTGAGTTTATCTTCTAGCAGCCTCGTAACATTTGTGGAAAGTGCTTCAGGACATGCACCTCATATTAGACAAACACAATCCCTTGATAATATTGTAGATCCTCCTAGGTATGAAGATGCCGTGATATACATAGACGAAGCAACAAAGCGGAAACTCAAGTCAGACCTGTGCCTACCTTCTTCAACCAATTTTAGTTAA